TGTTCCGGCCCTCCGCTAAAGACGGAGACCTCCCGGAACACGCTCCGGCGTCACCCGAATCTTGATCTGTTTCGAAATGATTTTTCATTATTTGGAATCTCTTCTTAATTCATCTAAAAGTTTATCCACCTTTTGAGGAGTCAAATTTTCATAATAGTCATTCCCAACTTGCATCATCGGCGCTGTACCACACGATGCCAGACATTCCACCGTCGAGAGGTGAAAATTTCCGCATGGAGAAGTTTCTCCCACATTGCAGCCGATTTTTTCTTTCACATAATCGACAAGCCAATCAGCTTCTCGCAGTCGACAGCAGACACTGTTACAAATTTGAATATGGTGTTTCCCAATCGGTGTGCGATTGAACATTGTGTAAAACGTGACCACTTCCTGGACATCGCCTGCAGAGAGTTCCAAAAAGTTGGCGACATATTCCATCGCCTCTTTTGAAACCCATCCCTCTTGTTCTTGCACAAGCCACAACACCGGCAAAATCGCCGCACGTTTGGTCGGATATTTGGCCAAAATCTTTGGAAGCTGCGCTTCCCGTTCTTTTGTAAACTTGAAGTTCATATATTAACGATCAATTTCGCCGGCTACTATGTTCAACCCACCAAGAATTGCAATGGCATCTGCAATCATTCCACCTTCAATGAGCGCGGGATACGCTTGATACAGCGTAAAGCAGGGACCACGGACCTTGATACGATAAGGATTTTTGGAACCGTCACTCACCACATAAAAACCGAGTTCACCATTCGCAGCTTCCGTATACGAATAAATTTCTCCTGCTGGTGGAATAATGCCATGCATCACCAATTTAAAATGTTGCATCATCCCTTCAATCGAACCATAGACCTCATGCTTTGGAGGAAACGCCACACGACGATCATCGGTCATCACTGCACCAGTTGGAATTTTTTCTAAAATTTGCTCGACCATACGCGCTGACTGTTCCATCTCTTCCATACGCACAAAAATACGATCGTATGAATCGCCATGCGTTCCGATCGGAATATCCCACTCGAGCTGATCATAATAATAATAAGGATGCGCTTTGCGAATATCATAATCAATACCGCACGCGCGTAAGCAGGGACCGGTAAAACCAAAACTGATCGCATCCTCAGATGAAATGGCTCCAACCCCTTGTGTGCGATCCATTAAAATACGATTGCGTCGAAGAAGACCGTTCACATCATCAAGCGCTTTCCGAAGATCTTTCAAACACTGTCTTAAATAAGAATGCGTGTTCGGAGGCATATCGCGCATCACGCCACCAATCCGAGTGTAGGATGTCGTGAGCCGCGCACCACACAGTGCTTCCACCCAATCGGTAAACTGTTCGCGCATGTTGAAGAAATACCAAAAATTGGTGAGCGCGCCGATATCGACTAGATTTGTTCCGATGCAAACCAGATGATCCATAATACGAGAAACCTCGCAAATGAGCATGCGAATCCACTTTGCGCGTTCTGGAATATCAAGTGAAAGCAAATCTTCCACAGCTTTACAGTAACCAACATTGTTCATCAGTGATGAAAGATAATTCAAACGATCGGTATATGGAATCACCTGAAGATAATCGTGATTCTCCGCTTCTTTTTCGAAACAGCGATGAAGATAACCAATTTCAGCAACCGCCGTTTGAATTTTCTCTCCCGCAAGATCCACAAGCACACGAAAACATCCGTGCATGGCAGGATGCGAAGGACCGATATTGAGAAGATTCGCTTGTGTTGCCAAATCTTGCATGCCTCGTTCTTCTTTCTCAGCATGCTGCAACATTTTTTCAATCACTTCGTGTTGTCGTGTTTTTTTACGCGCAAGCTCGTCGACTAAAGGTTCTGGAGTCGGAACAACACCTCGACGATTATACGGAAAATCTTTTCGAAGCGCGTGACCTTCAAACTCATGATGACAGAGAATGCGTTTGAGATCTGGATGACCCGTAAAACGAATGCCAAAAAGATCGTATGCTTCACGTTCGTACCAATCAACGGTCTTATATAAATGAGAAATCGAAGGAAGAGTCGGATCATCTGCCGGACATCTCGTTTTGACGCGAATGCGTTTTCGAGTTGAGAGCGAAGAGAGATGCACGATCACTTCAAATCGTTCATCTCTTTCCGGGTAATCAGCGCCGCAGAGATCCATCAAAATATTAAAGCGAAGTTCTGGATCATCACGCAAAAACTGAATGACGTCGATCCACACATGACGAGGGAACACAGCCGTCTCATTGCCATAAGCGCTTGAGGTTTCACGACACTCGTTTCCAAAACGGGTTTTCAGCCTTTCAAGTACATGTTGTGACATATTTTTTTACGGAAATGTTAATCCCCACGCACTCCAGGTTCCGCCAGACGAGTCGTTGGTAATGCTGTAAATATTTCCATCATCTCCTTCTTGTAATAAAAGTTCGAGATCGCGTTTCGCAATGACTCCTTCTGGAGTATTTTTCCCTTTTTCGATCACTTCATGAAATGCTTTGATCGCTGCCATGCGATACGGTTGTGATTTAATAATCAATTCATCTTCCGTAATTTTTCCGTTGTAGACAACCCATGTCCATTTGCGCCAAATATACGAAATATCTTCATTCACTCGCCCCCGCAGCAATGTCGCACGACGATTCCATTCTCCGCTGGGAA
The Deltaproteobacteria bacterium RIFCSPHIGHO2_02_FULL_44_16 DNA segment above includes these coding regions:
- a CDS encoding NADH dehydrogenase (quinone) subunit D; translation: MSQHVLERLKTRFGNECRETSSAYGNETAVFPRHVWIDVIQFLRDDPELRFNILMDLCGADYPERDERFEVIVHLSSLSTRKRIRVKTRCPADDPTLPSISHLYKTVDWYEREAYDLFGIRFTGHPDLKRILCHHEFEGHALRKDFPYNRRGVVPTPEPLVDELARKKTRQHEVIEKMLQHAEKEERGMQDLATQANLLNIGPSHPAMHGCFRVLVDLAGEKIQTAVAEIGYLHRCFEKEAENHDYLQVIPYTDRLNYLSSLMNNVGYCKAVEDLLSLDIPERAKWIRMLICEVSRIMDHLVCIGTNLVDIGALTNFWYFFNMREQFTDWVEALCGARLTTSYTRIGGVMRDMPPNTHSYLRQCLKDLRKALDDVNGLLRRNRILMDRTQGVGAISSEDAISFGFTGPCLRACGIDYDIRKAHPYYYYDQLEWDIPIGTHGDSYDRIFVRMEEMEQSARMVEQILEKIPTGAVMTDDRRVAFPPKHEVYGSIEGMMQHFKLVMHGIIPPAGEIYSYTEAANGELGFYVVSDGSKNPYRIKVRGPCFTLYQAYPALIEGGMIADAIAILGGLNIVAGEIDR